The nucleotide sequence CTGGATAGCTATAACACTCAAACTCATTAACGGTTTCGGCAACTGCCAAAGCAAATCCCACAGGATTCGTATATCCAAGAAGATTCTCATCAACCTCGTTTGCAAACCTTTGCAGTCGATTGATCACTCTCTTCTCTCTGCTTGTTGCAATGTTATATGGTTGATGTTGCACATGTGCATTAATATTATcattttgatcaatattttgcaccTCATCCACTTCCTTTACTTTAGAATTACTGGGCTAGGCTAGTAGAGattcaatttctagctctaaGCGCTCACTGACACCACGATCTGTTTCTGCAATTGCCTTTTCCCTCTGACTGTCCAGTGAGGCAGATTCATTGAATGTTACACCCCTATTGATAATTAGCTCTGGAGTATTTTGATCTGTGCACCACAACCTATAATCTTTCACTCCAGTTGCATACCCTAGAAATATGCACTTCGTTGCTCTCGACTCAAGTTTTCCACCCCTCACACGAGCATAAGCAGGACAACCAAATatccttaaatttgaataatcagcAGGCGAATAGGACTATACCTCAAAAGGACTTTTGAACTCAATAGTGTTAGATGGAGATCTGTTGACCAAATAACAAGTTGTATTGGTTGTTTCAGCCCAAAAATCCTTGCCAATACATGAGTGTGAAAGCATGCTCCGTGCCCTATCACAAAGCGTTCTGTTCATACATTCTGCAACACCATTATGTTGTGTTGTTCCGACACAAGTGAGGTGTCTCACTATGCCCTCTCTTTAGCGAACTCATAATTGCAAAATTCCAACCTATTGTCAGTTCGAAAACGCTTCACTTTTCTTTCATCTGCCTCTCAACCATCGTCTTTCATTTAACAAATGTCGGAAATGCCTCATCTtttattttgagaaaatacacccacaccatccttgagtaatcatcaatcaaagtcataaaatacatGGCACCACTCTTGGAGGGAACTCTGTTTGGACCCCACAAGTCTGAATGTATATAATCTAACTTGTCCCTAGTCATGTGCTCGGCTTCTTGCTGAACTTTACCCTTGTCTGTTTATCAaacacacaatgctcacaaaaatacaaaacttgaTTTTTGTACCCGTTCAACAAATTCTGCTTACTCAACAAAGACAATCCCTTATCACTCATATGACCAAGTCGCAAGTGCCACAACTGAGACAGATTCATATCACTTTTCCCAGAAGCTACAGCACTTTCCTCTTCAACTATACTGGTCTGAAGATGATACTATTTAGAATGCAGTTTACTCTTCATGAGTACCATAGAGCCTTTACACACTTTAAGTATTCTATTTTCGGAGTGAAACTTACACCCTTGATCATCTAATGtcgaaagagaaatcaaattttTCTTTATCAGAGGAATATGCCAACACTCAATGTTTCTGACAATTCCATAGAACGTTCCCAAACTAATGTTACCAATCCCCTCTACTGGTAATGGATTATCATCTCCCATGTAGACAATCTCACTCATTTGCTTGTAAGTTGCAAACTAATTCTTGTGTGGACACATGTAGAAAGTAGCACAAGAATCAAGAACCCAAGAATTTTGCCCATGACTAGAACACACATCACAGACTTCCCCTACATAGTCACAATCATCAGAAGTATTGCTCTCTATTTCCTCCTTCCCTCTTTTCTCTTTTAGCTTGGGACAATCTCTCTTGTATTGACCTTACTCCCCCACTCATAACAATTATGCTTCGTTGCTCTAGACTTCGATCTGGCGGTGGACTTTTTCCTGTTAAAGTCTTTTTGTTGTGTTCTTCCTCTACTCACAAGGTTCTCGCCCTCAATTCTGCTGTCTAGAAAGCTCTTTTTCAACTCTTTAGATTTTAGCGCATTACTAACATCTTCCAATGAAATATTGTCTTTCCCATATAACAGCGTATCAGCAAAAGTATCATAAGACGGTGGTAAAGAACATAACACAATCAAGGCTTGATCCTCGCTCTCAATTTTGATATCCACGTTCTTCAGGTCCATTATAATTGAATCAAACTCATCAAGGTGAGTTTTAACGGGTGTACCTTCATTCATACGGAGATTGTATAATCTCTTTTTCAGGTAGAGACGGTTTGTCAGCGATTTCTTAGAATACAGATCTTCCAGCTTCTTCCATGTCGTTGCTCTAgaagtttcttcagcaatttccCGAAGAATGCTATCTGTAAGCTCATGAAGATTGCACTCAAATCCCTCTCCTTCAGGTTTGccttctctatctctttcatCTCTTCAGGAAAATCCTCATCAATTGCCTTCCATAACCCTTGTAACACCAGGGACGATTTCATCCTAATCTTCCATAGACTGAAACTGGAACCCCGTCAAATTTCTCTACTTTGTATTTcgttgaagatgatgaagacatcTTAGCCCTAGATTATATGTAGAAACTCGAACCTTGCTCTGACACCAATTGTTACAGAAGATCGTGGGTTAACTAGTGCACAATCACATACAaaacaaatagagaagaaaaacaacacaaggatttaacgaggttcggctaagcctaatcTCCGGGGCAAGAGCagagagagttttccactatgaatgagaagaaaagcacaatacaatctatagaCTCCCCAACTACAACCCCTAAATATAGATCCCAAATAGTCTCAAACTTATAAGAGAAAGGTTTCTCGATTAGACAAGGACAATAGTTTTTCCTTTCCaaaatctattaggacaatgaGTTTTCCCAAATCTATAGGGATTATGGGTTTTCtaaaaaaatacaaggaaataatttTAAGTCACAAATAACAAATATTACTGAAAACAAAGAATAATCTCGTAAGGTCCCTCGTACCTACTGCAAAGCTTTACTTTGAGTAAAAGGAAAACATGTACTAGTAGTTTGTTCTGTTGGTCCGTTGCATGAAGTCCTTATTTAGGTATACTCTTTTAGTATGCAGTCATTTTTCCATGGAACTATAAAGAAAAGTACTGTAAAATATAGTAATAGTTGTAGCACTCTAAAAGTTCCTAATATAGTTTGCAGTTCTCTATATAAAATCAATTTCGCAAACTAAGAATCAAGGAAATGCAAACTAACCTGCTCGACAATAATATTCAAGGACTGCAATGAAACGAAAACCTCTTCAAGAACTGATGATGCAACATCTATTGCTGCTGTAGAGCAGTAAGAGGACCTGTCAATTGCGGCCCATGTTTCTTTTCCATCCCTGTAGTATTTCTTTTCACGTTTAGTGTTAAAAGTTATAATAAGAAACTCCAAACACATCATATATCATAGAAgggaaactccaaaaacaaaATATAAGAGGGAACTTCCCTGACATACTTTATTACACTCTTCAAAAGGTAAAATTCAACTTCAATCCCTACATTCATGACCTGAAAATATAGATATGCATTAGATCAATAATATCTTTCAGCTCCTGTACAAAAGATCTTAAAACATACCAAGCCAAATTCATCTTCTAAAATTGTTGAAAATCTACGAAGCACATCCCTCGGACAGTACTGCCATGCTTTACCAGGTTCAGTTAACATGTCAACCAAAACCATTTCTTGGTTTCTTGCCCTGTATCAAAAGGTGCACATAAACATGCATGATTGCATATGTGTAAACTCTGGAATAGTATCAGTCCAAGTTATAGAGAAACTTGATAAGTTAATTGAACAGTTGCCAAGCCAAGGTCCATATCTTCTCGTTGACAAGACAAAACAATGAAATAATTAGACATGAGTTTGTCCACAACTTCAAACTATTCAACTAAAAATTATTTAGTTTGATGCTATATTCTGCCCATTTCCTAGTTTGATGCCATATTCTGCCCATTTCCTATAAGTTGTCAAAGTAGCCGTATATCACATAGTATAATGAGAATTTAAAAACCTTCATCAATAgagcgctctctctctctctctctctctctctctttcacacacacacacaaaaccaaaaatACCTAAAAAGAGatcacatttattttatttatgaattgaTAGGTTGTTAACCCTGATTTAGCGTCAGTTAATTGGTCATTTGGAAATAAGTTTATAGTTGTTGGCTCGAAAGTTAAAGGGATGGCTTAATTCGCAACCTGTTTTCCTAACATTAGATGTTTAGAGAAAATTATGCACAAGTTGCTTCGAGATTTTAGAACTTTCATGATAAATGTCTCTTAAGTTGTTTTCGTGTTCGTTTAGACTTATCAGTGTGCTTATTGTGTTAGCGTGATTAAGGTCGGGTAGTTGCAACTTATCTTATTACTTATTAGCCTTTAGTATATCGTAGGTTACTGtggttgtgggggaagatggtgGATTAAGGACATGTCCTCGGGTAGGTAAGGGAGTGGGGCAGAGGGAAGGAGGTGGGTTAGGGGCCAAGGGTGGTAAGGGGAATAAGGGAGCTATTAGGTTGAGAATTGGATCTTGGAACATAGGAACTTTAACAGGGAAGTCTATAGAATTAGCTAAGATTCTTCAGAAGAGAAAGATTAATATAGCTTGTGTttaggagactaggtgggtagggTCTAAGGCGCGGGAGGTGGACGGGTTTAAACTGTGGCACTCAGCAGGTAAGAGGGGTAAGAACGGAGTAGGCATCTTGGTGGACAAGGATCTCAGGGAGCTAGCGGTAGAGGTTGGGCAGGTGAATGATAGGCTGATGGCTATTAAATTAGTAGTTGAAGGGCGTACTTTGAATGTTATAAGCGCTTACGCGCCCCAAGTGGGCCTGGATGAGGAGGTTAAAAGGCGCTTTTGGGAAGGTTTGGATGGGGTGTGCGTGGTATTCCGCCCATTGAAAGGATATTCACAGGAGAGGATTTTAATGGGTATATTGGGAGGTCTGTTGGGGGCTATGATGAGGTGCATGGCGGCTCTGGCTTTGGGGTCAGAGACGGAGGAGGTAAGTCGTTGTTGGATTTTGCTAAGGCGTTTAATTtggtgatagcaaactcgagTTTTCAAAAGAGGGAAGAGCACTTGGTTACCTTCAAGAGCACGGCAGCCAAGACCCAAATCGACTATCTCCTTCTCCGGAGGTGTGGTAAAGGTCTATGTACTGATTGTAAGGTTATTCTGAGTGAGAACCTCACGACGCAGCATAAGATTTTAGTGATGGACTTAGACATCATGCTAAAGAGGAAGAAGTGGGTTGGGTGTGGTCGACCGAAGATCAGGTGGGGAGCTCTAACTAAGGACAAGGCCCAGGAGTTGCAAGAGAAATTGTTGGTTATAGGGGCTTAGGGGAGTAGTGGGGAAGCGAGTAGTATATTGACGAGGATGGCAGATTGCATTAGGGAGGCCGCGAGAGAGGTGTTAAGGGTCTCTAAAGGTTACGCTAGAagccacaaaggagactggtggtggaatgaggAGGTCCAAAGAAAAGTAAAAACCAAGAAAGTAGCATATTTAAAGTTAGTAGAGAGCACGAACGAGGAGGAGAAGGGTATAAGAAGGCTAAGAAGGAGGCGAAGTTAGCGGTCATGGAGGCTAAGACTGCAGTGTTTGCTCGTTTGTACGAAGAACTGTGGGACAAAGGCGGGGGCATAAAGTTGTTTCGGCTGGCTAAGGAGGGGGAGAGGAAGGCgagggatctggaccaagtgaggtacATCAAAGATGAGGACGCCCGAGTTTTAATGGAGGAGGCATAGATCAAGCGAAGGTGGCACACTTACTTCTATGAACTGCTAAATGAAGAGGGGGATATGAGCATTGTGATGGTCGATTTGGAGAACTCTGAGAGCCAGTGTGATCTTAGATACTGTAGGCGCTTTAGTTTCGAGGAGGTCGCAGGGGCGGTACGTAAGATAAGCAGGGGCAAAGCGACTGGTCCAAAAGATATCTAGTTGAATTCTGCAAGTATGCGAATAGGGCTGGATTGGAGTGGCTAACTGGATTATTTAACTCTATTTTTAGGAAGAAGAAGATTCCCGAGGattggaggtggagtacgatgatcTCGTTGTACAAAAACAAAGgagatatccaaaattgcaataattatAGAGGTATCAAGTTGCTTAGTTACACAATAAAAGTGTGGGAAAGGGTGGTagaagcgagggttaaaagtcTATTTTGAGAACCAATTCGGTTTCATGCTGGGGAGTTCGACTATGGACGCCATCCATCTTGTtgggaggatggtggaacagtacagggataggaagaaagatttgcatatagtgtttattgacctagagaaagcgtacgacaaggTACCTGGGGAGGTCCTTTAGAGATGCTTGGAGGTTAGAGGTGTTCCTAGgaatgtatgatggagctaagactcgggtgggGATAGTGGGAGGAGACTCGGAACATTTTCCGATTGGGATGGGTTACATCAAGGATCTGcgctcagcccgttcttatttaCTTTGGCGATGGATACTTGACACGTcatatccaaggggaggtgccatggatACTTGTGACTCACTCTTCGTCTTTACATGTATTACAAATACAGGTATGGATCCCGCACCTCAGTAGTGAGTTGAGATATTGAGCAGTTACAGTCAGAGTATTCTAATGAGTACTACCTTGTCTGTTGGAGCCTTAATTTATTCCAACATATTGTTTCTATTACAATTTTCTGCTGAGTTCTAAAGGATAACCCTAGTGTTTGCTCCATGAACTCATTGAAGTGTCTTCATTATGTTGGGATTTTCTATTTGAAGTTTAAGCCAGTATAGTAGAATTTTGAGACTGATTTTATTGCTTTTAGCTATCTGAAAACCTTGTGGTTACAAACATTATTGATGCATTTATGAATTATTTGAATGGAGTTTGGTACATTGATACAAATTTGAAGATgtcttttgatttcaggtcaaaatgtctaattCAGTAAATGCATGTGAAAACAACAACCTTGAAGACcatggagaaaatggtgtggatAACAGGTTTACTAGGCGAGTCTAAATCACCTAGTACCAGTCACGGCCCTAGTTTGAGTGTTGATTAGCATGATTTCAGCtgatttgattatattttagagatctgattttatttaatttgatttGACAGCTAGATTGATTgtatagatttattttatttccttaattagtaTTAGGGGCTTTGTATAAATTCACTTGCTCATGGGATGTAAACAAACACAGAAATACAAGaagccttttcttcttctcaaaaatcTATAGTTGCTCAAGGGGAGTCTAGATTAGTTTGTCGAGTTCGTCAATCTCTTTATAGTCTCAAGCAGTCTCCCAAGGCATGGTTTGGCCGTTTTCGAACGTTGTCTAACAATTTGGAATGACCCGAACAAATTCTATAGGCATTTATCTAATGACAAATGTATCTTTCtaattgtttatgttgatgatattgttatcaCAGGTGATGATCATGAAGGTATTGCCAACTTAAGTAGCATCTTTCAAGTCAATTTCAAACTAAGGATTTGGGCATACTAAAATATTTTCTAGGCGTTGAGGTGGCACAATTTGGCAACGACATTGTCATCTCACAaaggaagtatgccttagatatTTTGGAAGACATTGACATGTTGAACTGCAAACCTACGGAGACTCTATGGATCCAAATACTAAACTTGTTTCAGGATAAGGGGAGCCTCTAAAAGATCCAGCTAGATATCAGAGACTTGTTCGCAAACTCAACTATGTTATGATTCACAACACCTGACATCTCATTTGTTGTGAGTGTGGTTAGTCGGTTTCTCCCGTCACCTTGTGATAGTCTTTGGAATGCAATAATTCGCCTCCTAATATATGTCAAAGGTTCTCCGGGATAAGGTTTATTGAGTGAAAACAAGGGGCATACACACATTGTTGTGTATTCTATGCAAATTGAGCAAGTTCTTCCTCTAATAGACGGTCCACTTCAGGTTATTGTATTTTAATTGGATGCAATCTAATATCCAAGAAAAGTGAAAAGCAAGATGTGGTGGCTAGGTCAACCACAAGGCAGAATATTGGGGTATGGCATTGGCTACTTACGAGCTTATATGGCTAAGGCAACTTTTACGGGAGATAAGGTTGGAGGGGACAAGCTGACGAAATTGATTTGTGATAATCAAGCCGCATTATACATCGCTTCGAATCCAGTATTTCATGAAACAACGAAGCATATTGAAATAGATTGTCACTTCATTCGACAAAAGATTGAGTCCAGGTACATGATATGAGTTTTGTCAACTCAAAAGACGTTGCAGCTGCCCTCACAAAATCACTCTAAGCAATCAGAATTGGCAATATCTGTAGTAAGCTAGGAGCATACAACATGCACGCTCCAGCTTGAGGGGAAGTATTAAATATGGTAAGAATTGATACTATGTAAAGACAGAAAGATACACAAAATTGTAATTACACAAATCCCTGTAATTAAGTGATTAAGAGATTTTGTAGGCTTGTAATTGTAGTTTTtccttatttgtatttttgtcaaAGTTTATTTAAACCAGAGCAGCTTGAGGGAATAATTAAGCACTCTATTCCCCATCTTTCTCGGAAATAATTGCTGAAAGTATATCCTTCAACATGAAGTTAGAAAGCCAAAGATGGATTATTTCTTGGGAAACAAAACATTCAAAGGACCTATCAGAAAAAGATAGAACGTTAGCTAGCAAATCAACCTTTACAGTGAAGGATATTCGAAGCTGTATTATGAAGAAGGAAAAGACTTAGTATCGGACAATGTACTGATGTAATAACCCAAGCTTAGTTGACTTCTATTTGCTCTGTTGATATGGATGAAGGCTCAATTTCATATATACTTTGAGTGTTTGAAATGATCAGGAACTGATTCCCTTTTGTTGGAAGTCGATTGAGACATGTTTAATAGGTTTAAATGTAGCACCCAAACCCTCCATATAGGTCTTAGAGGTCATTTGAACTCTCTTCATGTCAAAATATCACGTGTAAATGTTGTTTTAAGAGTTTAATAGGCTAGAAATTCACACAAGTGAACCCAACATAGATTTTTGAGATTGAGTTATTTTTCACAGCTAAATTGTATGGGCTTTCATATTTAGAGGTTGGATAAAGCAACTAGAAGTTTAGTTGGTAGAATCATGGGAGAACCTAGAAAACTAAAACCCTAGAATTTGAGATATGAGAAAATTGGAATACTGGTGGTTGATAATAGATTCAGCAAGCTACTATGTGGGTGACCTTAGTTGAAGCTTGGCGTCATATTAGAGGTTGCAAGTGAGTGGGGACCCTCTCCTTGGCTTGATTTCAAGGCTTGTACTTTAAAACAACGTGATTCTTACTTGTGGTGTCAGGACTCGGGACATGCTTATATGTTTACTTGTGTTTTAATGGAACTATAGGCTATACATGTACCATACATGCGATGAATGTATTAAAGAATTGTTATTTTATATTGTGAATCATGTTGTACTTGCATATAAGTGATTTATTTTATATGTGATGGAATATAAGCATATACTTGAGATAACTTATCCGACTGCTTAGATAACTTACTAGAAGCATTGAGCATTGTAATAATGCTATGAGGGTCTGTATTTGTTAAGATATGAAGGTACATACTTGAACTACTATACAAACAAACATAATATACTCACCCATGTCGTGGAGCTTACTTATAATCAAACTAATATACAAGACATATATAATGTGCCTACTCCTATGTTGAAGCTTATTTATACCCAACCCACCTAGACGTGGAGTTGACTGCATACCAGGTCCCTAGTTGCTCGGGGAATTGGAGAGCAGTCACCTGGTTAAAAGATATTTCATAAACCTTATTGCTATATTACAAATAACTAGTATTGGAAGTATGGTACTTCTATTTGTATTAGCTAGTATGAATTAGAAGTAGCATACTTGTAGTCGTATTAGCTTGTATATGGAATATGTGCTCTACATGTTTTCAAACTTTATGTTCCCAGCCTGCCTTGATTGGACAACCATTCATTGAGTCTGTAAACTCTACTGTATTGACATTTTGGCACAAACATCTGCTAGGGACTGGCCATCACCAGAGAAAGACATCAGTTGGTGAGCTCCACAGTGCTACATGGAGACTCCAATATTTATTGACTTGTTGCTTTGACTGCTTTATAAAGACACTGTTCGAAATAACATGACGGGTTAATTCGACCCGTCATGTTCGAACtatgacgggctaatatttcgacaagttcgaaataacaccctttaaggccaaaggccttcgccaaaaagaagagtttgacctcgatcgaatgacgatgggtctGTATTTAAACAAGTTCgaaaacaccctttaaggccaagggccttcgccaaaaaaaagagttcgaccttgatcgaatgacgacgggtcaatttttcgataagttcgaaataacacattttaaggccaagggccttcgccgataagaagagttcaaccttgatcgaacgacgacaggttaatattttgacaagttcaaaataacaccctttaaggccaatgacattcgccaaaaagaagagttagacctcgatcgaatgacgacgggtcagtatttcgacaagtttgaaataacaccctttaaggccaagggcctttgccaaaaagaagagttcgaccttaatcgaatgacgaagggttaatatttcgacaagttcgaaataacaccctttaaggccaagggccctcgcctaaaagaagagttcgacctcgatcaaacgacgactggtcaatatttcgacaagttcgaaataacaccctttaaggccaagggccttcgccaagatgaagagttcgaccttgatcgaacaccAACGGGTtcatatttcgacaagttcgaaataacaacctttaaggccaagagtattcgccaaaaagaagagttcgactttgatcgaacgccgacgggttaatatttcgacaagctcaaaataacaccctttaaggccaagggctttcgccaaaaataagaattcaaccttgatcgaatgacggcgagttgggttaatatttcgataagttcaaaataacaccctttaaggccaagggccttcaccaataAGAAgcgttcgaccttgatcgaacgacgacgggttaatattttgacaagttcaaaataacatcatttaaggccaagggcattcgctaaaaagaagagttcgacctcgattgaatgacgacgggttagtatttcgacaagtttgaaataacaccctttaaggacaagggccttcgccaaaaagaagagttcgacctcgatcaaacgagaATTGGTCAGtgtttcgacaagttcgaaataataccctttaaggccaagggcttttgCCAAGATGAAAAGTTTgaacttgatcgaacgacgaGGGGTTAATATCtctacaagtttgaaataacaccctttaaggccaagggccttcgccaaaaagaagaatttgaccttgatcgaacgatgacgggttaatatttcggcaagttcgaaataataccctttaaggccaaaggccttcgccaaaaagaagagttcgacctcgatcgaataatgatGGGTCTGTATTtaaacaagtttgaaataacacgctttaaggccaagggcttcaccaaaaaaaagagttcgaccttgatcgaatgacgacgggtcagtatttcgacaagtttgaaataacaccctttaaggccaagggcctttgccaaaaagaagagttcgaccttaattgAATGACGAAGGGTTAATATTTCgagaagttcgaaataacaccctttaaggccaagggccttcgtaaaaaaaagagttcgaccttgatcgaacgatgacgagttgggttaatatttcgacaagttcgaaataataccctttaaggccaagggcccttgccaaaaagaagagttcaacctcgatcaaaCGGCGACGGgttagtatttcgacaagttcaaaataacacccttttaggccaagagccttcgccaataAAAAGAGTTCGATCtggatcgaacgatgatgggtcagtatttcgacaagttcagaataacaccctttaaggccaagagcattcgccaaaaaagaagagttcgacctcgag is from Nicotiana tabacum cultivar K326 chromosome 18, ASM71507v2, whole genome shotgun sequence and encodes:
- the LOC107761406 gene encoding uncharacterized protein LOC107761406 codes for the protein MAIKLVVEGRTLNVISAYAPQVGLDEEVKRRFWEGLDGVCVVFRPLKGYSQERILMGILGANSSFQKREEHLVTFKSTAAKTQIDYLLLRRCGKGLCTDCKVILSENLTTQHKILVMDLDIMLKRKKWVGCGRPKIRWGALTKDKAQELQEKLLVIGA